The genomic segment TGTCCCAATTTCCCCTTTCTATTACTCCCTATTACCTCAGTCTGATTGAAAAGGATGATTACCAAAACGATCCCATTTTCCTTCAATCCTTTGCCGATCCCAGGGAGTTGGTGGTCCAGAAGTGGGAGCGGGAAGACCCTCTTCATGAAGATAAGGACAGTCCTGTGGAGGGGCTGACCCACCGTTATCCCGATCGTGTTCTTTTCCATGTTAGTAATGTATGCTCTATGTATTGTCGTCACTGTACCCGAAAACGAAAAGTAGGAGATGTCGATTCCATTCCAAACAAAAAGCAGATCATGAAGGGTATTGATTACATTCGAAATACTCCATCGGTCCGTGATGTCCTGCTTTCCGGTGGCGATCCCCTTATGCTTGACGACGACTATCTCGATTGGATTCTGACCGAACTGCGCAGAATCGAGCATGTTGAGATTGTTAGAATTGGGAGCCGCATGCCTGTAGTTTTACCCTATCGTGTCACCGATGATCTGGTCTCGATGCTCAGAAAGCATCATCCGATTTGGCTCAATACCCATTTTAATCATCCTAGAGAGCTGACACATGCAAGTCGAACCGCTCTCGCAAAGCTTGCCGACGCAGGAATTCCCCTGGGCAACCAATCGGTACTGCTTGCCGGGGTAAACGATTGTCCCAGACTCATGAAAACCCTTGTGCAAAAGCTTGTCTATTCCAGAGTCAGGCCCTACTATCTGTATCAGTGCGATCTCTCCGAAGGCCTTACCCATTTTCGTACACCGGTGGGAAAGGGGATTGAAATTCTCGAAAGTCTGATCGGACATACCTCCGGTTTTTCCGTTCCCACCTATGTGATTGATGCCCCGGGAGGCGGGGGAAAGATCCCGATCATGCCGAACTATCTTTTGAGCTGGTCTCCCAACAAGGTCGTGCTTCGTAATTATGAGGGGGTTATTACTACCTATCGTGAGCCCGAGCAATATCACAACCCAGGCTGTGACGGTACGTGTGAAGAGTGCACCCTTCAATTGAAATTTGCCGATGCCGAAGAGCGAAACGCCATCGGTATCGAAAAACTCCTTTCTGAATGGGATGAGACCTATTCTCTTACTCCCGAAGACAATGAAAGGATCGGCCGACGCAATGAATGATGTTATTCAGCAGCTTGAAGGGGCTCTGATCCAACACGGCCCCGACGGAGATCGTATCTATCTTATGGCCTTGGCTGACGAGGCCTCCGCCACGATAGCCATGCAGAAGGACGAGCGGCTGATAGCTTCGCTTTTGATTCTCTATCATAAACGTGGTTATTCAAAGATTTTTGCCAAGGTTCCCATGAAACGGATTGTCCCCTTCCTTCTGGCCGGCTTCTGCATTGAGTCAACCGTTCCGCGGCTTTTTCGCGGTCAGGACGATGTCGCCTTTCTTGCCTACTATGGTGACGAGGGGAAGGAGAGAGGTGTGTCGCAGCGTAGGCAGGTTGATAGAGAGGAAATGCGATCCTTCCAAAGCCTGCTTGCACAGGTGGAACAGGTATCATTCCCTCCTCTCGCTGGACGATATCGATGGTTTCATTGTGTTCCCGATGATATTCCGGAAATGGCGAAACTGTACGGTCGGGTCTTTGACCGTTACCCGTTTCCAATTGATAGCCCCGCATATCTGAAGAAAACAATGGAAAGCCATGTCGAGTATTTGGGTATTAGAGATAGAGAAGACAGGAGACTGATCGCTCTTGCCTCGGTCGAATACCACGCTTTTTCCCGTTGTGTGGAAATGACTGATTTCGCAGTACTCCCCGAAGCCAGGGGGTCAGGCCTTGCTCTTTTTCTCCTCGGTCGCATGGAACAGGAAACAGTGGAAAAAAAGATACCGGTAGCTTACACCATCGCCAGGCTGAAGAGTCTCGGCATGAATGCAACTTTCCTCAAAGGGGGCTACCACTATGCCGGGACTCTACCCAATAATACCTTCATCGGCGGCGGACTGGAAAGCATGAATGTCTATTATAAGGTTCTCCTGCCCGTTTGCCGATGACGCTCTTTCCCGCTTACTCTTTTTTCCCTTTTGTCGATATGCCGAGAGGAATGTAGAGTGGGCAGAAGGCGAAGATAGCGGTAGCAAGGAATATCACCCCGAGGACTCCAATAATTACGGCTAATGGGCCGTTAATCTGTCCCGTGAAGAGCAAAATCGCCGCAATAATCGCAAGAGCGATCCGTATGAGCCGGTCACTGGTTCCTATATTCTGTTTCATCTGTGTTATCCTCCTATATAATTAAAATAATATATTTATGAAATAAGGGCAATTTTTCTTCATACTCGTTTTCTGTTGCGCTTTTCTCCGTTGAATCAGCCCCGGCTTCACGCTACAATGTGTCGTATCCTGTTAAGGAGGATATATGGCTGAAAAAAGCGGTTTCGACGGCAATGCCGTTGTTTATTGCGAAGGCTTTTTTAATACCCCTTATGGCAAAACGGCCCATGGTTTGGTTCGTTTTACCAAACGCTACAAGGTAGTCGCTCTCCTTGATAGCCGCTATGCCGGAAGTGATGCCGGCTTGATACTCGATCGGAAGGCAAACGGCATTCCAATCTATGAAAGTCTTTCCCATGCACGGGAAGCGGCCGAAAAAAGCGGAACCCCCCTCACCCATTTTGTGATTGGCCTCGCTCCCGATGGGGGTGTCCTTTCCGAGAATGCAAGAGCAGCAGTGCTTGAGGCTGTCTCGGCCGGGCTCTGTGTTGATTCCGGACTCCACAGCTTTTTGTCGGATGATCCCGAAATCGCGTCTCTTGCGAGGAAAAACGGGGTTACGCTCCGGGATATTCGAAAGACCCCCGAACGGAAATACCTGCATCCCTTTACCGGTCGTATATCCGAGGTTGAGAGCTATCGGATTGCTTTGCTGGGAACGGACTCCGCGGTGGGAAAGCGAACCACGGCATGGAAGTTGAAAGATGCCTTGGATGCTGCCGATATCGATACCGCCTTCATAGGAACCGGCCAAACGGCTTGGCTCCAGGGGGCCCGCTATTCACTCATTATGGATAGTCTTATCAATGATTTTGTTGCCGGAGAAATCGAACATGCCATTCTTTCTGCCTGGGATGCCGAACATCCCAGGGCCATGGTGATCGAAGGGCAGGGGAGTTTGATGAATCCGATTTATCCCGGTGGTTTTGAAATCCTTGCCGCAGGTAGACCCCAGGCCGTGGTGCTGCAGCATGCTCCCGCCCGCAAGGAGTATGATGGGCTGCCCGGTTACCCCTTGCATTCCCTTGAAACCCAAATTCAGGCGATCGAAATGCTTTCGGGGTGTCCCGTTGTGGCCATCACCATCAACCATGAGGGGCTTGAACCGGAGGCGGTTCCCTCTATATGCGAAGAGATCGCCGCGGCCACGGGATTGCCGACGGCCGATCCCCTGCTGCAAAAGCTCGATGCCTTGGTTGACCTTTTTAAGGGCCGGATCGCATGAAAATTCTTCGCTGTGAGGTGTGGCCGGTGACCCTTAAACTTCGGGCCCCTTTTACCATTGCCTACAGCACCCTTGATGAGACGGTGAATGTCTTTTTTCGCATTGTAACCGATACGGGGCTTACCGGTTGCGGGGTCGCGGCTCCCGATGAAATGGTAACGGGCGAAAACGAAACGACGATTTTGCCGGCCCTTCGTGAAACGGCAGAGCCGCTGCTGCGTGGCAGCGATCCTCTAAAGATGGGAATGCTTATCGAAAAGCTTGGAAAGGCCTTACCCAAGGAGCCGACGGCCCGGGCGGCCGTAGACATGGCCCTCTTCGATCTGCTTGGTAAAAAAGCCCATCTTCCCCTCTTTCAGCTACTGGGCGCTTGCCGCAGCAGCATAAAAACCAGCGTCACCGTTGGTATCATGCCCCTCGAAGAGACCCTAGAAGAAACTCGTCGCTGGATCGCCAAGGGCTTTTCCGCGATTAAACTGAAGGGAGGGCTTAATCTGGAAGAGGACATTCGCAAGGTGCGCCGCCTGCGGGAGCTTCTGGGGCCGGGAGTCGGCCTGCGCTTTGATGCGAATCAAGGTTATAGCGTTGAAGAGGCCCAGCGTTTTATTGAAGAAACCGCCTCAGCAAAACTGGAGGCGATCGAACAGCCGACGCCGGCAGCATCTCCTGCGCTTCTCGGAGATGTTCGTGCCGGTGGTCGCGGGGTTGTTCCGGTTATGGCCGATGAAAGCTTGCTGAAACTTTCCGATGCTTTTCATCTTGCCCGTAAAAAGCTGGTGGATATGCTTAACATCAAGCTCATGAAAACAGGGGGTATTCGCCCTGCCGAGCGCATTGCCGCTATCGCCCGGGCAGCCGGACAGGAGATCATGGTCGGCTGCATGGATGAGGCAGGCCTCGGTGTGGCTGCCGGCCTCCATTTCGCTCTTGCCCAGCCCGATGTTCGCTACGCCGATCTGGATGGCTGTTTCGACTTCACCAACGATACCACGGCTGCGGCGGTGCGGGTGAAAAATGGACTTCTCTCTCCCACCGGAGAACCCGGCCTTGGCTTTGAGGTATCGATGTGAAAAAGCTTCGCTCCAATGTTCTTGTCGTCCTCACCCTTATTTTGAGTGTTATAACTCTTTTTGTGGAACAGAGCAGCCTTGCTGTTGATTTTGCCTTTTATTCGAATATCCTTGATTTTATTGTTCTTTTCCTGCTTCTTTTCGAGGTGTATCGCGATTTTGCCGAGGCAAAGCTGAGATGGCTCTATTTTCGGCGAAACATCCTTTCCCTGCTCTTTGTTCTCGCTTTTGCCGTACTCTTTGTCTATAACAAGCTTATCTATGTCGGTCGGGCACCCGACGATCTCATGGGTCTAAGTCTCGGTGTTGTCATCGTGAGGAATATTTTTATTCTTTTAAAGACCTTCAGCAGAATCATGCGCCTGAATACCTTTGTAGAAAGCATCTCTGTTCATCCTGCCCAGACTATCCTGTTTAGCTTTCTGTTGGTGATCCTGACCGGAGCCCTTTATCTTATGGCTCCCTTCACTACCATCTCGCCGGGGGGGCTCGGTTTTCTTGATGCGCTTTTTACCTCTACCAGTGCTGTTTGTGTTACCGGATTGATTGTGGTGGACACCGCTACGGTTTTTACCTTCTGGGGACATCTTGGTATCCTGATTCTGATTCAGATCGGCGGCCTCTCGATCATGATCATCAGCTATTTTACCATCTTCCTTTTTCGTCGTCAGGTGAGCCTGGAAGAAAAGCTGTTGATCAGTTATATGCTCAGCGAAAAGGATATGACCAATCTTGCCAGAAATCTACGAACAATCATCTTTTCCAGCTTTTTTTTAGAGGCGGCCGGCGCCCTTTTGCTCTATTTCCCCATGAAGGGAGCAGCTGGTGGAGGTTCTGAGAGTGCCGTGTTTCTCGCAGTTTTTCATGCCGTATCCGCCTTCTGTAATGCGGGTTTCGCCCTCTTTTCCGACAGCCTCGAGCAATTTCGCGGCATGCTTTCGGTGAACCTTGTGGTGGCGGCGCTTATTATCATCGGCGGAATCAGTTTTGCGGTGATTAGCGATCTCCGACATTTTTTTTCTGTCCGTATCGTTGCGCTTTTTCGCAGACGGCGACCGGGAATAGGCTCTATTAGTTTGAATAGTAGGCTGGTTCTCGTGGGAACGGCCGTTCTTCTGCTTTCCGGTACCTACCTTGTTTATGGTCTGGAGCATACGGGAGCCCTTGCGCAGCTTCCTCTTGCGCAACAGTACCTCTCTGCTTTTTTTCAGTCGGTAACCCTGCGAACGGCCGGCTTTAATACCATCCCCTTTGATTCTCTGAAGAGCCCCACCCTTTTAGTTATGATCGTGTTTATGTTTATCGGGGCTGCTTCGGGAAGTACGGCCGGCGGTGTGAAAATAAACAATATTGCAATTGTGTGGGCTTATATTCGTTCGGTACTTCGCGGAGGGGGGCAGGCGACGATCATGCGTCGTTCCATCGAACCGGAGCAGGTCAACAGCGCCTTTCTTGTGCTCCTTTTTGGGGTTTCCGCTGTTTTCGGGGGGACTATCCTGCTTTCCGCCAGCGAACGTGCTCCGCTGGATCGGATTCTTTTCGAGGCGGTTTCTGCTTTTGGTACCGTCGGTCTTTCGACGGGAATCACCGCAGGGCTAAGCAGTATGGGGAAATGGGTGATCATTTCTTTGATGTTTATGGGGCGTCTCGGTCCCTTGACGATTCTTGCCGCCGTTTCCAGGCAGGGGAAACGGTCCCCGGTTGCCTATCCTACAGGTAATATTTCTACGTGATGTGTGACGAGAGGGAGGAAATATGGCACGAGAGCGTGTTTTTGCGGTAATCGGACTTGGTACCTTTGGTCGCCAGGTCTCTCTTGAACTTTCGGCTCGGGGAGGAAAGGTGATCGCCGTTGATAATCAGCCTAAACAGGTGGAGGCTGTGAAAGATGCGGTGACACAGGCCGTTTTGGTGGATGCCACCGACGAGGAGGGGCTCTCCGCTCTTAGCCTTGAAGAGGTGGATGTCGCCATCGTGGCAATAGGCGACGCCGTTGAATCGGGGATTCTTACCACCGCCATACTCAAACGCAGCGGGGTTCCCTATATTGTGGCCAGGGCCATCAGTGAGATTCACGCCCAGGTTCTTCGGCAGGTAGGTGCCGACGAGGTGATCAACCTTGAAGTCGATGAAGGAAGAAGGATTGCCCAGCGACTTATTGCCCCCCATGTTCTTGATCGAATCCCCATAAGCAGTTCCATCAGCTTTGCCGAGGTCTATGTCCCCCGCAGCTTCGTCAACAGTACCCTGGTTCGACTCGATCTTCGCAAACGCTTCTCCATCAACGTTATCGCCATAAAACGGACCACCCTTTCGGTGGATGAAGTAGGTAATCCCCTGAAAAATGAAGAGGTGATATTCCCGGACAGCGAAACGGTACTCCTCGAGCAGGATGTTTTGCTGGTAGTCGGAAAAAATGAGGATATAGAAGCGGTTAAAGATTATTAGGAGCTGATATGATCATTGTATCGAAGCGGAACATTCTTCTTCTTGGATTTTTAACGGTTTTGACCGTTCTTGTCCTCGGAGTAATCGGATATCGGTTTTTTCTCCACCCCGAGCTTGCTTCCCAGCTTGGTTTTAAACTGACGGCGGAGCGTTTTTTGTTTATTGCCGTGGTTGTGGCTACAATCCTTGCACTTTTTTACGGTGCCGCACTGATGCGAAGCCGCAACGTGAGTCGTGAAATCGAAAAGATGATCGAACATACCGGTTCCGATGATTACAAACCGGAAGTGAGCTTGAGAAAACTTGGGCGCCTGGGACGGCAGATCAGCCGTCTCTACACCAGGCTCAACGAACTCAACCGTAAACTTGTGCTCAGAATCGGAGCCCAGTCTTCTCTCATCGGTTTTCTTGTCGGCAATATGAACCAACCCATCCTTATCACGGATATTCTTGGCCGTATTCAGTACATCAGCAAAGGCTATGTGGAAAAAAAGAAGGCAAGCCGTTCCGAATTGCTAAGCGATTTTGTGGAGAATCTTTCTGCGGATATTGTGACCCAATCGATTTTGTCCAAGGCTGCAAACAGCCATGCGGCCGTCGATGTTTACCTTGAAAAGGAAAAAGAACAGATCACCGTTCATCCCGTCTATAATCGTGACGGGGATGTATCCTACCTTGTCTTTGATTTCAGCCATGAGCACTTCTTTTCCAGGGAAGCCCTCGTGCCCGAGACGCGGGATGCCGAGGGTGGACGACAACATCGGCCGAAAAAAGACTCTTTTTTCGGCGGGATTGGTGCTATCTTTAGACGCAATGGAAAGAAGGGCTAAGAAACAGCAATTGGAGATTTTTTTTCGTTGAATATCCTTCGCCTTTTCGTTAACCTTAGTGCTGTTTGAATTCATGAATGCCTGTCCGGTGGAGTGGGGTGGTGTTCCACCGGCGGACAGGCGCTCTTAAGCGAAACTATAACTGGGAGGACAATGGTGTCGTTACAGAAGAATGCTCTCAACGATCTGGGAAGAAAAATCTTTCTTGATCGATATGCATTGAAAGACGGATCGAAGAAATCACTGAAAGTGGGGGATATTGTTGTCGTCGTTAGCAATCCCCAAACCGGTCAGCGGGAGATCGGTTCCGTCACTGCAATGGAAAACGGCACCGTTATCGTCAAACTTGATACAGGCGAAGAGGTCGAGCGGAACCTTGAGCATGTAGATAAGCCTCTTGAAACGACCCCTGCTCAGATGATAAAGCGAGTGGCCTCCGGTATTGCCATGGAGGAGAGCGAAGAGAAGCGTGAAGAGTGGACGGAACGTTTTCGCTGGCTTCTCGAGGATTGGCGTTTTGTGCCCGGCGGACGTATCCTGACAGGAGCGGGAACCGATCAGAATCTTACCTATTACAACTGCTACGTTATTCCCAGCCCCGAAGACAGCCGGGGCGGGATCATCAAAACCCTGGGACACATGACCGAGATCATGAGCCGGGGCGGTGGGGTCGGTATCAATCTTACCT from the Sediminispirochaeta bajacaliforniensis DSM 16054 genome contains:
- a CDS encoding DUF1611 domain-containing protein, whose translation is MAEKSGFDGNAVVYCEGFFNTPYGKTAHGLVRFTKRYKVVALLDSRYAGSDAGLILDRKANGIPIYESLSHAREAAEKSGTPLTHFVIGLAPDGGVLSENARAAVLEAVSAGLCVDSGLHSFLSDDPEIASLARKNGVTLRDIRKTPERKYLHPFTGRISEVESYRIALLGTDSAVGKRTTAWKLKDALDAADIDTAFIGTGQTAWLQGARYSLIMDSLINDFVAGEIEHAILSAWDAEHPRAMVIEGQGSLMNPIYPGGFEILAAGRPQAVVLQHAPARKEYDGLPGYPLHSLETQIQAIEMLSGCPVVAITINHEGLEPEAVPSICEEIAAATGLPTADPLLQKLDALVDLFKGRIA
- a CDS encoding TrkH family potassium uptake protein — encoded protein: MKKLRSNVLVVLTLILSVITLFVEQSSLAVDFAFYSNILDFIVLFLLLFEVYRDFAEAKLRWLYFRRNILSLLFVLAFAVLFVYNKLIYVGRAPDDLMGLSLGVVIVRNIFILLKTFSRIMRLNTFVESISVHPAQTILFSFLLVILTGALYLMAPFTTISPGGLGFLDALFTSTSAVCVTGLIVVDTATVFTFWGHLGILILIQIGGLSIMIISYFTIFLFRRQVSLEEKLLISYMLSEKDMTNLARNLRTIIFSSFFLEAAGALLLYFPMKGAAGGGSESAVFLAVFHAVSAFCNAGFALFSDSLEQFRGMLSVNLVVAALIIIGGISFAVISDLRHFFSVRIVALFRRRRPGIGSISLNSRLVLVGTAVLLLSGTYLVYGLEHTGALAQLPLAQQYLSAFFQSVTLRTAGFNTIPFDSLKSPTLLVMIVFMFIGAASGSTAGGVKINNIAIVWAYIRSVLRGGGQATIMRRSIEPEQVNSAFLVLLFGVSAVFGGTILLSASERAPLDRILFEAVSAFGTVGLSTGITAGLSSMGKWVIISLMFMGRLGPLTILAAVSRQGKRSPVAYPTGNIST
- a CDS encoding YgaP family membrane protein codes for the protein MKQNIGTSDRLIRIALAIIAAILLFTGQINGPLAVIIGVLGVIFLATAIFAFCPLYIPLGISTKGKKE
- the kamA gene encoding lysine 2,3-aminomutase — encoded protein: MIKFPKKQSDLAEKIDNGAGFTKWRDWRWQLKHSIRNISSFETLTGIQFDKDKRQELEATVSQFPLSITPYYLSLIEKDDYQNDPIFLQSFADPRELVVQKWEREDPLHEDKDSPVEGLTHRYPDRVLFHVSNVCSMYCRHCTRKRKVGDVDSIPNKKQIMKGIDYIRNTPSVRDVLLSGGDPLMLDDDYLDWILTELRRIEHVEIVRIGSRMPVVLPYRVTDDLVSMLRKHHPIWLNTHFNHPRELTHASRTALAKLADAGIPLGNQSVLLAGVNDCPRLMKTLVQKLVYSRVRPYYLYQCDLSEGLTHFRTPVGKGIEILESLIGHTSGFSVPTYVIDAPGGGGKIPIMPNYLLSWSPNKVVLRNYEGVITTYREPEQYHNPGCDGTCEECTLQLKFADAEERNAIGIEKLLSEWDETYSLTPEDNERIGRRNE
- a CDS encoding mandelate racemase/muconate lactonizing enzyme family protein; amino-acid sequence: MKILRCEVWPVTLKLRAPFTIAYSTLDETVNVFFRIVTDTGLTGCGVAAPDEMVTGENETTILPALRETAEPLLRGSDPLKMGMLIEKLGKALPKEPTARAAVDMALFDLLGKKAHLPLFQLLGACRSSIKTSVTVGIMPLEETLEETRRWIAKGFSAIKLKGGLNLEEDIRKVRRLRELLGPGVGLRFDANQGYSVEEAQRFIEETASAKLEAIEQPTPAASPALLGDVRAGGRGVVPVMADESLLKLSDAFHLARKKLVDMLNIKLMKTGGIRPAERIAAIARAAGQEIMVGCMDEAGLGVAAGLHFALAQPDVRYADLDGCFDFTNDTTAAAVRVKNGLLSPTGEPGLGFEVSM
- the ablB gene encoding putative beta-lysine N-acetyltransferase: MKGSADAMNDVIQQLEGALIQHGPDGDRIYLMALADEASATIAMQKDERLIASLLILYHKRGYSKIFAKVPMKRIVPFLLAGFCIESTVPRLFRGQDDVAFLAYYGDEGKERGVSQRRQVDREEMRSFQSLLAQVEQVSFPPLAGRYRWFHCVPDDIPEMAKLYGRVFDRYPFPIDSPAYLKKTMESHVEYLGIRDREDRRLIALASVEYHAFSRCVEMTDFAVLPEARGSGLALFLLGRMEQETVEKKIPVAYTIARLKSLGMNATFLKGGYHYAGTLPNNTFIGGGLESMNVYYKVLLPVCR
- a CDS encoding potassium channel family protein — translated: MARERVFAVIGLGTFGRQVSLELSARGGKVIAVDNQPKQVEAVKDAVTQAVLVDATDEEGLSALSLEEVDVAIVAIGDAVESGILTTAILKRSGVPYIVARAISEIHAQVLRQVGADEVINLEVDEGRRIAQRLIAPHVLDRIPISSSISFAEVYVPRSFVNSTLVRLDLRKRFSINVIAIKRTTLSVDEVGNPLKNEEVIFPDSETVLLEQDVLLVVGKNEDIEAVKDY